TTTATATTCCGAACTTACTGGTCGCTGAAGCTTTCGGTCGGGCCCGCCAGTACCAGGCTTCTACGGCCCTGCGACTGGGCGCGAGTCTACTGCTGCTGAGCGCTACGGGCTTTTTACTGATCGGCACGTATTATTTTACCCGGTACTACTGGGGCCCGGAAATTGTGGGCTGGCTGATGGGCACTTAGGCCACCACTGCTTTATCGGACATTTTGATCAACTATAGGTACCTAAAATGATCCCTTACAGAACAGTTCACGACGGCTTGGCCTTCTGCTGATTTTATCCTAAAATACAGAATTTATCTACTAACAAATAGGTAACCTAACCGTTATAGCAAACAGCAGTAGCCAGATAGTTGATAGGTATGACCACTTCCTCTACCGATTACTCCGATAATATTTCTCTTTTCCACCAAATCGTAACCGACAGCCAGTCCGGTGTGGTTGTGTTTGAGGCAGTTTATAACAGTGAGGGGCAGTTTGTAGACTTCCAGTTTGCCTTCATCAACCCGGCTGGTGCGGCCATTCTGGGCAAACCCGCCGAGCAACTGATCGGGCAACGCTACCTGGCGTATTTCTCCCAGGCCGAAAACAGCGGTCTGTTTGGTCTGTATCGGCAGGTATTGGAAAGCGGTAAACCGGTCCATTTATCGGAGGTGGGCTATCAGGCTGATGGCCTGGATGGCTGGTTTGATCTGTGGATCAGCAGGTTTGGCAATGCAGTAGTGGTTACCTACACGGATGTCACGTCCATAAAACAAACTAAACTGGCCCTGGAAACGCAGGCTTTCCAACTGCGGACCACCCTGGATGCTTCCATCAGCAGCATTTTTTACATGACTGCCATCCGCAACGAACAAAACCGGATCGTTGACTTTCTGATGGTGATGTCCAACAAGGCGGTCTTGCGCAGCAACAACATGACGCCGGAGCAGGTGGAAGGAAAGCAACTGCTGAAAGTATTTCCGGGAAATGCCGACAACGGTTTTTTTGACCTGTATGTGCGGGTGACGGAAAGCGGGGAACCCGAAAGTAGCATCAGCTATTACCGCGACGATATAGGTCTCGAGGGTTGGTTTGAGGTATCAGCCGTTAAGCAGGACGACGGGGTGGTGGTCACGTTCATGAACATTACCGACCAGAAAAAAGCCGAATCGGAATTGCAGCAGAAAAACGAAGCGTTGGTGCAATCCAACCAGAACCTGCAATCGTTTGCTTACATTGCCAGCCACGATTTACAGGCTCCGTTGCGCAAAATACGCACGTTTTCCGACGTACTGCTGCATCAATACAACAGCGGATTGCAACCGGAAGCGCAGGATATTCTGCACCGCATCAACCTGGCGGCTACCCGCATGTCCAGTATGGTTCAGGATTTGCTGACTTATTCCCGCCTAACCACCCAACCGCCTGAACACCACACGGTTTCGCTTTCGAGCATTCTTTCCGATGTCGTCGGCGATCTGGACCCGGCCATTCAGGAAACCGGCGCGTCGATCCGGCTCGATTCACTGCCGGAGCTTGCCGGTGACCCCGTGGAGCTGGGCCAACTGTTTCAGAACCTGCTCAGTAACGCCCTGAAATTTCGGCGGCCGGGTATTCCCCCTCGGGTCAGAATCACGTGTTTAGGCGTGGCTGCCGCCGACTTACCCGAGTCGGTCAAGCCGTCCAGTTCGGTCTCCCGGTTCTACCGAATCAGCGTATCCGACAACGGAATTGGCTTTAAAGCCACCGACACCAAACGCATCTTTCAGATGTTCCAGCGGCTGCACAACAAAAATGAATACGAAGGAACCGGCATCGGGCTGGCGATCTGCCAGAAAGTGGTCGAGAATCACGGCGGGGCCATTCGGGCCACCAGCCAACCGGATCAGGGAGCGGTTTTTGATGTGTATCTGCCCGCTTAAACGACGGCTCTTAAACGAATATTTTTCAGACGCTATCAGTAGTTAAGGCACTATTCCGGGCTTTTAGTCTTACCAGTACCACCAAACCGTTCACGGAATTTCAGCGGGTGCTAACCAATAAAAGTCCACTTACCGTCTCTATTGAAACCAGCCCGGACCAAGCTCCGGGCTTTTTCATGGCTTCTGGTCTACCGACTCGCTTTCAGCGGTTCAACCCCATTTTGCGTTCTGGATGTTGTCAATGCTGATCTTGATACTTTCCAGCGGGGGACGCTTGCAGATGTCCTGCTCAACGAAATAATGCTTCATGCCGGCCTTCGCAGCTTCCTCAAAAATAGCGGCAAAATCAATCGTTCCGGTGCCCACTTCAGCAAACTCTTTCTCGGGCGTGTTGGCCATGTCTTTCACGTGCCAGAGCGGAAAACGGCCGGGGTATTTAGCGAAGTAATCGGCGGGTTTCTGGCCGGTCCGGGTAATCCAGTACAGATCCATCTCCATCTGGACGGTCGTCTTTTCCAAGATCAGCTCGTACGGCATTTGCCCGTCGACGCGCTGGGTAAATTCAAAGTCGTGGTTGTGGTAGCCCAGCGTCAAACCCGCTTTCCGGGCGGTTTCCTGGCCTTTCGACAGCAGGTTAACCAGTTGTTTGTAATCGTCCGGTTTTCGTTCATCGTCGAACAAATACGCGATGATGATGTATTCCTGACCAACAGCGGCCGCGTCGTCCACCACCCGCTGCCAGTTTTTCGTCAAGCCATCTGCGCCCCCCGCCTGTTTGGAGCGCCCGGTTAGGGTATGCCCGCTTACGGCCGACAAGCCGGTATCTTTCAGAATCTTGGTGTATTCTGCCGGAGTTTTCCCGAAGAATTTCCCTTCGTTGTAGCCAAAGTTTTCTACTTCTTTGTACCCTAGTTTGGCAACCTGGGCCAGAATGGTTTCAATGCCCTGCTTCTGAATGTCGTCCCGGAGGGTATACAGCTGCAAACCAATGGATTTGGTCTTTACTTCGGCTGCGGCTCCGGAACTGGCCGTCGAGTCGGTGCCCGATTCAGCGTTCGAGTTGGAGGTAGAACTGTTGCAGGCATTCAGTGCGAGGGCGGAAAAAGCCCCAAGCCCCAGGGACGTTCCAAGAAAATTTCTGCGATTCATCATTCGTGTATCATTACGTAACAAGTACGCAATGATACACGTTTTTGGGGACGAAAAAATAGCCGGCAGACCGGAATAGCCTACTATTTTCTCAATTTAATACACAATTAATCCTGGTTACGTACCCGAAAACGGAAGAAACCCATTCAGACAGGCTTTCGTTTTTGGGTAACTAAGCCAGAACAGGCTTGACTACTTTCCCGGCCACGTCCGTCAGCCGGAAGGGGCGGCCCTGAAACTGATACGTCAGCTTCGTATGATCGAAGCCCAGCAGGTGCAGAATGGTTGCCTGAAGGTCGTGAACATGCACTTTGTCTTTGGCCGCGTAGTAACCAATGTCATCGGTTTCGCCGTAACTGAAACCCCGTTTAACCCCGCCCCCGGCCATCCAGACCGTGAACGCATCCAGGTGGTGGTCGCGGCCCATGAACGGCATCGCCTGCCCGTCCCGGTTTTCCTGCATCGGTGTTCGGCCAAACTCACCGCCCCAAACCACCAGCGTTTCGTCCAGCAAACCGCGTTGTTTGAGGTCCTTAAGCAAGGCCGTAACGGCCTGATCAGATTCGGTGCACTTGTCGCGCAAGCCGGTTTCAATAGAGCCGTCTTTGCTGGTGCCGTGCGTGTCCCAGCCCCAATCGAAAAGCTGCACAAATCGAACTCCTCGCTCGATCAGCCGTCTCGACAACAAACAATTACGAGCAAACGACCCCTTGCCCGGATCGACGCCGTACTCCTTCAGAATGTATTCGGGCTCGCTCTTAATGTCCATCGCATCGGGCACCGACATCTGCATCTTGAACGCCATTTCGTACTGCGAAATCCGGGTCAGAATTTCGGGATCTTTCACGTCTTCGTACTGCTGGCGGTTGATGTCGTTAATGGCGTCGATGGTTTGCTTCCGGATGTCGCGGTTCATCCCCTGCGGATCGGACACGTACAGAACCGGATCGCCGTCCGTGCGGCACTGAACGCCCTGGTACACCGTCGGCAGAAAACCGCTGCCCCAGACCGACTTGCCCGCGTCCGGCTGCTTTCCGCCCGACGCCAGCACGATGAAACCCGGCAGGTTGTCATTTTCCGACCCCAACCCGTAGGTCACCCACGAGCCAATGCTGGGCCGCCCCAGCCGCGCGTTGCCGGTGTGCATCAGCAACTGCGCCGGGGCGTGGTTGAACTGGTCGGTATACATCGACTTGATGAACGTCAGCTCATCGGCCACGGTTTGCAGGTGCGGCAGGTAGTCGGAAATCCAGGCGCCCGACTGGCCGTGCTGCGCAAACTTGCCCTGCGGCCCGAGCATTTTCGGCACCCCCCGGATGAACGCAAACTTCTTGCCCTCCAGCAACGCCTGCGGACAGTCTTTGCCGTGGTACTTCGCCAGTTCCGGCTTGTAATCAAACAGCTCCAGTTGCGAGGGCGAACCGGCCATATGAATGTAAATCACCCGCTTTGCCTTCGGTGAAAACTGCGCCGGACGGGGCATCATCGGCTCGTTGGAGGCCGTTGCACCCAGCGCCGGTTTTTCCTCTTTTTTATCAAAAAAACCGCAGCTCGTCAGGGCCGAACCCAAGGCCATCGCCCCCAAACCCGTGGAACAGGTATGCAAAAAATGCCGACGGGTTTCGCGCTGCAAAGCCGCTTCCTGAAGTTCTCTGAGTAATTTGTTCATCGGGTTTATTCTTTTGTAATCACTTCATCCAGGTTCAGCATGGTGTTGGCCGTCACGGTCAGAGCCGCCAGTTGGGGCGTTGCGTCTTCGCAGGCCAGCAGTTTTTTCGCTTCTTCGGGATGCTGCTGATAATAGGTCTGGGTGTTGCGGTATAAATCCGTCAGCACCGCCAGTTTTTTCGGCGCCAGATCCCGCAACATAATGATTCGGAAACCGGATTGAATCTGTTGCGCGGGCGTTTTACCGCGCAGTTTCATGGTTTCGGCCAGCCGCTGGGCCGCTTCCACGTACACCGGGTCATTGAGCGTCACCAGCGCCTGCAGGGGCGTGTTGGTCCGCAACCGGCGCAGTTGGCAGAACTCCCGGCTGGGGCTGTCGAAGGTAATCATGGACGGATAAGGGGCCGTGCGCTTCCAGTAGGTGTACAACGCTCGTCGGTAGCGGTCCTCGCCCTCGCTCAGTTTCCAGCTTTCCCCGCTGTAGGGCGACTGCCAGATGCCGTCTGGCTGGGGCGGCATCACGCTCGGGCCGTACAATTTATGGCTCAGCAACCCCGTCACGGCCAGCGCCTGATCGCGCACCTGCTCGGCCGCCAGCCTGACGCGTGGCCCGCGCGCCAGCAGTTTGTTGAACGGATCTTTCGCCAGCAGGTCGGGCGACACTTCGGAGCGTTGGCGGTAGGTGGCCGACAGCACCATGCGCTTCAGTAATTTCTTGACGTGCCACCCGTCGGTTTCCATAAACTCAGCCGACAGCCAATCCAGCAATTCGCGGTGCGTTGGCGGAATGCCCTGTGTACCCACATCCTCAACGGTTTCAACGACTCCGGTACCGAACAGCTGCTCCCAGAAGCGGTTGACGGCTACGCGGGCGGTGAGCGGGTGTTCCCGGCTGACCATCCAGCGGGCCAGCCCGAGCCGGTTTTTGGGCAACTCCTTCGCCATCGGTGGCAGCGATTTCGGAACGTCGGGGTTCACTTCTTTGCCTTTCACCAGCCAGTTGCCGCGCTCAAAGACGTGGGTTTTCCGGGCCAGATCGCCGGTACCTTCGTACAAGATGGGGGTTGCTTCGGGCCGGGTGTTTAGAATGGCCGCCAGTTTCAGGTCCATTTCGCCCAGTTCGTGAGCGGGTTGATCAGGCAACGCGGGCTGGAACGACACCCATTTAATCTGCACCCAATCCTTCGGCGTTTCAGGACTGCTCAACGTCCAATAGAGATGATGCCGCCCCGAAACCGGCGGCAGAGCAAAAATCATGGTGGTGTCGCGGCTGGCCGGTGTCGGACTCGTCAGCAGAACCGGGCCGGTTGGGCTATCCTGGTGCAGCGTCAGTACGGCATTTTTCGCCTTGGTTCCCCACTGCATAATCAGCCGGTTTTTGCCGGTCAGATCAACGCTTTTGATCCGCCCGGACCCCGCATCCTGCAGAACGAAAAACTTGGCATCCAGCAGCGACGCATTGACGTACTCATCAAAATCGTGGGAATTAATTTTAGGCTCGGTA
This Larkinella insperata DNA region includes the following protein-coding sequences:
- a CDS encoding DUF1501 domain-containing protein, which codes for MNKLLRELQEAALQRETRRHFLHTCSTGLGAMALGSALTSCGFFDKKEEKPALGATASNEPMMPRPAQFSPKAKRVIYIHMAGSPSQLELFDYKPELAKYHGKDCPQALLEGKKFAFIRGVPKMLGPQGKFAQHGQSGAWISDYLPHLQTVADELTFIKSMYTDQFNHAPAQLLMHTGNARLGRPSIGSWVTYGLGSENDNLPGFIVLASGGKQPDAGKSVWGSGFLPTVYQGVQCRTDGDPVLYVSDPQGMNRDIRKQTIDAINDINRQQYEDVKDPEILTRISQYEMAFKMQMSVPDAMDIKSEPEYILKEYGVDPGKGSFARNCLLSRRLIERGVRFVQLFDWGWDTHGTSKDGSIETGLRDKCTESDQAVTALLKDLKQRGLLDETLVVWGGEFGRTPMQENRDGQAMPFMGRDHHLDAFTVWMAGGGVKRGFSYGETDDIGYYAAKDKVHVHDLQATILHLLGFDHTKLTYQFQGRPFRLTDVAGKVVKPVLA
- a CDS encoding sugar phosphate isomerase/epimerase family protein is translated as MMNRRNFLGTSLGLGAFSALALNACNSSTSNSNAESGTDSTASSGAAAEVKTKSIGLQLYTLRDDIQKQGIETILAQVAKLGYKEVENFGYNEGKFFGKTPAEYTKILKDTGLSAVSGHTLTGRSKQAGGADGLTKNWQRVVDDAAAVGQEYIIIAYLFDDERKPDDYKQLVNLLSKGQETARKAGLTLGYHNHDFEFTQRVDGQMPYELILEKTTVQMEMDLYWITRTGQKPADYFAKYPGRFPLWHVKDMANTPEKEFAEVGTGTIDFAAIFEEAAKAGMKHYFVEQDICKRPPLESIKISIDNIQNAKWG
- a CDS encoding sensor histidine kinase, with translation MTTSSTDYSDNISLFHQIVTDSQSGVVVFEAVYNSEGQFVDFQFAFINPAGAAILGKPAEQLIGQRYLAYFSQAENSGLFGLYRQVLESGKPVHLSEVGYQADGLDGWFDLWISRFGNAVVVTYTDVTSIKQTKLALETQAFQLRTTLDASISSIFYMTAIRNEQNRIVDFLMVMSNKAVLRSNNMTPEQVEGKQLLKVFPGNADNGFFDLYVRVTESGEPESSISYYRDDIGLEGWFEVSAVKQDDGVVVTFMNITDQKKAESELQQKNEALVQSNQNLQSFAYIASHDLQAPLRKIRTFSDVLLHQYNSGLQPEAQDILHRINLAATRMSSMVQDLLTYSRLTTQPPEHHTVSLSSILSDVVGDLDPAIQETGASIRLDSLPELAGDPVELGQLFQNLLSNALKFRRPGIPPRVRITCLGVAAADLPESVKPSSSVSRFYRISVSDNGIGFKATDTKRIFQMFQRLHNKNEYEGTGIGLAICQKVVENHGGAIRATSQPDQGAVFDVYLPA
- a CDS encoding DUF1553 domain-containing protein, with translation MKPQLLVAGGLTVVVALTLSSFLGIFEDKVDFNTQIKPLLNKNCIACHGGVKKASNFSLLFKHEALAPAKSGKHAIVPGDADASEFIRRLTLTDPDERMPLDAPPLKPDEIELLRKWIDQGAEWGDHWAYQPVEKPEVPQIGTLWSRLGLVENDELTWAKNEIDHFILDKLKAENLKPSPEADKATLIRRVSLDLTGLPPTEQQMADFVADQSPDAYEKVVNRLLASPAYGERWTGMWLDLARYADTKGYERDPGRSIWRYRDWLINAFNEDKPFDQFTVEQLAGDLLPNPTDAQLIATGFHRNTMTNDEGGTQDEEFRVAAVIDRVNTTWDVWQGTTFSCVQCHSHPYDPFVNEEYYKYLAFFNNTRDEDVTTETPTLRFYKNEDSLKVRELNNWLKAHLKQPRQVQQVMQFVRITEPKINSHDFDEYVNASLLDAKFFVLQDAGSGRIKSVDLTGKNRLIMQWGTKAKNAVLTLHQDSPTGPVLLTSPTPASRDTTMIFALPPVSGRHHLYWTLSSPETPKDWVQIKWVSFQPALPDQPAHELGEMDLKLAAILNTRPEATPILYEGTGDLARKTHVFERGNWLVKGKEVNPDVPKSLPPMAKELPKNRLGLARWMVSREHPLTARVAVNRFWEQLFGTGVVETVEDVGTQGIPPTHRELLDWLSAEFMETDGWHVKKLLKRMVLSATYRQRSEVSPDLLAKDPFNKLLARGPRVRLAAEQVRDQALAVTGLLSHKLYGPSVMPPQPDGIWQSPYSGESWKLSEGEDRYRRALYTYWKRTAPYPSMITFDSPSREFCQLRRLRTNTPLQALVTLNDPVYVEAAQRLAETMKLRGKTPAQQIQSGFRIIMLRDLAPKKLAVLTDLYRNTQTYYQQHPEEAKKLLACEDATPQLAALTVTANTMLNLDEVITKE